Proteins found in one Cyanobacteria bacterium FACHB-DQ100 genomic segment:
- a CDS encoding iron ABC transporter permease, with amino-acid sequence MKSVITGIVLLLIVLWVHLTQGQSNSSFETVIGAVFSPDNSEAQNLIRYLLLPRSLIGVLAGIALGIAGTLLQTITRNPLASPTTLGVNSGAYFAVVAGAIFVPQQFAIAPGLFAFAGGLLAAGLVYVIATSVRVTPTRLVLAGVAVSLMLSAFTATLQLVYENETAGLFLWGAGSLVQTDWSGVRSALPQILAGSAIAILFIRLWDVLLLEDQTARSLGVKVQSARFFGVVVAVFLAAIVVSVVGAVGFVGLVAPHLVRLMGVRQHLFLLPGAAVWGAVLVISADVVAQQVATNVSELAAGSVTALIGAPFLIWLARRTSPSEGGAMNDSVGSLQSRSLPGSSLYLPYWGLMTIAIGLLLLALFSGVAFGQIRFSVLDVLQALEGNAFSQQVLFDLRLSRVLVAMLAGASLSVSGLLLQGVIRNPLAGPEIIGITSGAGLFALFVLILIPNAPVSLIPIAAMLGAFTTFAIVCVIAWRDGFDPGRLALVGIAISAFCAAGINLLVVSARLQVAQALVWLSGSTYARSWDELGQLVVFPVVLLPIAWLTARWLDLIALGDDLPKLLGVRLQQARLVLMSIAVMLAAASVATVGTLGFVGLLAPHATRLLVGNYHRQLIPLSALLGAILVVIADTIGRTILAPREIPSGLITAMIGTPYFLWLLWQNRDE; translated from the coding sequence ATGAAATCAGTGATTACAGGAATTGTCCTATTACTCATAGTGCTATGGGTTCACTTAACTCAAGGACAATCAAATTCAAGCTTTGAAACTGTGATTGGGGCAGTTTTTTCACCGGATAACAGTGAGGCACAGAACTTAATTCGCTATCTATTATTGCCCCGATCGTTGATTGGTGTTCTAGCTGGAATTGCATTAGGCATTGCAGGAACATTGCTGCAAACGATCACGCGCAATCCGCTTGCATCGCCAACGACATTAGGAGTTAATTCCGGTGCTTATTTTGCGGTTGTGGCAGGCGCAATTTTTGTTCCTCAGCAATTTGCGATCGCGCCTGGACTTTTTGCATTTGCTGGAGGACTCCTTGCAGCGGGACTGGTATATGTGATCGCAACCAGTGTTCGAGTTACCCCAACTCGGTTAGTTTTAGCGGGAGTCGCTGTCTCCTTAATGTTGTCAGCCTTTACAGCAACCTTACAGCTTGTGTATGAGAATGAAACGGCTGGATTGTTTCTGTGGGGCGCAGGTTCTTTAGTTCAAACCGACTGGAGCGGGGTTAGAAGTGCATTGCCGCAAATCTTAGCGGGTTCAGCGATCGCGATTCTGTTCATTCGATTGTGGGATGTATTGCTGCTTGAGGATCAAACAGCGCGATCGCTGGGTGTAAAAGTACAATCAGCGCGATTTTTTGGGGTTGTAGTTGCGGTATTCCTGGCTGCGATCGTCGTGAGTGTTGTGGGTGCAGTAGGCTTTGTGGGATTAGTCGCACCTCATCTTGTGCGATTGATGGGTGTTCGACAGCATCTATTTTTGCTACCTGGAGCAGCAGTTTGGGGAGCGGTTCTCGTGATCAGTGCAGATGTCGTTGCACAGCAAGTTGCAACGAATGTGAGCGAACTTGCGGCTGGGAGTGTAACAGCTTTGATTGGTGCGCCGTTTTTAATCTGGCTGGCACGTCGAACTTCACCCTCAGAGGGCGGCGCGATGAATGACTCGGTTGGAAGTTTGCAAAGCCGCAGTTTACCAGGATCATCGCTGTATCTTCCTTATTGGGGACTGATGACGATCGCGATCGGTTTATTACTACTCGCTCTCTTCTCAGGCGTTGCATTCGGTCAAATTCGCTTCAGCGTATTGGACGTACTCCAAGCACTAGAAGGCAATGCGTTTTCTCAGCAAGTATTATTTGATCTGCGATTGTCCCGTGTTTTAGTCGCAATGTTAGCAGGTGCGTCACTATCTGTCAGTGGACTGCTTTTACAAGGTGTGATTCGCAATCCACTAGCGGGGCCTGAAATTATCGGCATCACATCAGGAGCCGGATTGTTCGCACTCTTCGTTTTAATTCTGATACCCAATGCACCTGTATCGTTGATTCCGATCGCAGCAATGCTCGGAGCCTTTACGACTTTTGCGATCGTCTGTGTGATCGCTTGGCGAGATGGATTTGACCCCGGACGCTTAGCCTTAGTTGGCATCGCAATTTCTGCTTTTTGTGCTGCTGGCATCAATCTATTAGTCGTCAGTGCGAGACTACAAGTAGCTCAAGCATTGGTCTGGCTTTCGGGTAGTACCTATGCTCGTTCTTGGGATGAATTAGGTCAGCTAGTTGTATTTCCAGTCGTTTTGTTACCGATCGCCTGGCTAACAGCGCGTTGGCTCGATCTGATAGCGCTGGGCGACGATTTACCAAAATTGCTGGGAGTCCGACTACAACAAGCTCGGTTAGTTCTGATGTCGATCGCGGTAATGCTGGCAGCAGCATCCGTTGCAACGGTCGGGACTCTGGGATTTGTCGGCTTACTTGCACCTCATGCAACTCGTCTGCTTGTGGGTAATTATCACCGTCAACTCATCCCTTTATCTGCTTTACTGGGTGCAATTTTGGTCGTGATTGCAGATACAATTGGACGCACCATTCTAGCACCAAGGGAAATTCCATCTGGACTGATCACCGCAATGATCGGAACGCCTTATTTTCTCTGGTTACTCTGGCAGAATCGCGACGAATAG
- a CDS encoding site-2 protease family protein, with amino-acid sequence MFTALTIVVALGILAWGFNRARPYGKIGILAWLQSVVLMAPWILFFGLFAAGIYLNLAGMLLLFVVSTGIYIWIGRQLRTEGQELLTKRAAAKVAPPSANASVTESALSNVEGATEATPTPPSSAIPPVEAVSIPEADLQTIKSIFGIDTFFLTETIPYQDGVIFRGNLRGEPEATLAKLTEKLTGQLDDRYRLFLIANEDEKPVVIALPSKNDPKPLTVTQTLLAIVLFVATIAASLETGGILLGFDFYSSPERYLEVLPFSLGILGVLLAHELGHWIAAKRYQVRLNLPFFIPTWQIGSFGAITRFASLLPNRTALFDIAVAGPIAGGLVAFGMLIAGLLLSHEGGGFKVPSQFFEGSILVGTLARVIMGAAIQQSIVEVNPLVVLGWIGLVVTAINVMPAGQLDGGRVVQAIYGRKTASWATVATIVILGLASLVNPLALYWAIVIVVLQRNPERPSLNELSEPDDARAAIGLLVLFLMVTILLPLTPSLAGRLGIGG; translated from the coding sequence ATGTTTACTGCGCTCACAATTGTTGTCGCCTTGGGGATTTTGGCGTGGGGGTTTAACCGCGCTCGTCCCTACGGAAAAATCGGTATTCTGGCTTGGTTACAGTCGGTCGTGCTGATGGCTCCGTGGATTTTGTTCTTTGGCTTATTTGCTGCCGGAATTTATCTCAATCTGGCGGGAATGCTCCTGCTGTTTGTCGTGTCAACGGGAATTTATATCTGGATTGGACGACAGCTTCGTACCGAAGGACAAGAGTTATTAACAAAACGGGCGGCGGCAAAAGTGGCGCCGCCTTCGGCAAACGCAAGCGTGACCGAGTCTGCTTTATCCAATGTTGAGGGGGCAACCGAAGCCACGCCAACTCCACCGAGTTCAGCCATTCCCCCGGTTGAGGCAGTTTCGATTCCCGAAGCCGATCTGCAAACGATTAAAAGCATTTTTGGCATCGATACGTTTTTCTTGACGGAAACCATTCCGTATCAAGATGGCGTAATTTTTCGCGGCAATCTGCGGGGTGAGCCAGAAGCGACGCTGGCAAAGCTGACTGAAAAGTTAACAGGACAGTTGGACGATCGCTATCGGCTCTTTCTCATTGCCAACGAGGATGAGAAGCCCGTCGTCATCGCGCTGCCGAGCAAAAATGATCCAAAACCGCTCACAGTTACACAAACTCTGTTGGCGATCGTGCTATTTGTGGCGACGATCGCGGCGAGTTTGGAAACTGGAGGAATCTTACTCGGATTTGATTTCTATAGTTCTCCGGAGCGGTATCTAGAAGTGTTGCCGTTTAGTTTAGGCATTTTGGGCGTTTTGCTGGCGCATGAGTTGGGTCATTGGATTGCGGCAAAGCGATATCAGGTTCGGTTAAATTTGCCGTTTTTCATTCCGACTTGGCAGATCGGCTCGTTTGGCGCAATCACGCGATTTGCTTCGCTATTGCCGAACCGGACGGCACTGTTTGATATTGCGGTGGCAGGGCCGATCGCAGGCGGATTAGTGGCGTTTGGGATGCTAATTGCAGGATTGCTGCTGTCGCATGAAGGCGGCGGGTTCAAAGTTCCAAGCCAGTTTTTTGAAGGCTCGATTCTGGTAGGAACTCTAGCGCGGGTGATTATGGGTGCTGCAATTCAGCAATCGATCGTCGAAGTCAATCCGCTGGTGGTTCTCGGTTGGATTGGTTTGGTGGTGACGGCGATTAATGTGATGCCTGCGGGACAGCTTGACGGCGGGCGAGTTGTACAGGCGATTTACGGACGTAAGACTGCAAGCTGGGCTACGGTAGCGACGATCGTCATTCTCGGTTTGGCTTCGCTAGTGAATCCGTTGGCGCTGTATTGGGCGATCGTGATTGTGGTGCTGCAACGCAATCCCGAACGTCCGAGCCTGAATGAATTGAGTGAGCCGGATGATGCGCGAGCTGCGATCGGGCTTTTGGTGTTGTTTTTGATGGTGACGATTCTGTTGCCGCTGACTCCGAGCCTTGCAGGTCGTTTGGGCATTGGCGGGTAA